One segment of Pleomorphomonas sp. PLEO DNA contains the following:
- a CDS encoding methyl-accepting chemotaxis protein, whose translation MTNSSSRFEAFAPGAAVILLLAGAAGAIAAERPTLALALIAVAVIGAAVSLALSLRLFAAIGRSIKVARALGKGDFEIRDLVFDQWGQAGKLTEAINDMADHIDAFVREASAAMEAVRLNRYYRRILPNGMEGALLRASTTINEATDMIQDRVAAFEASTDEFGATINSIVESLINASHDMGGAATRLGEGASSTDQRAADAASSSSMASSDVQRVAQAATQLTGSARDVGREIERSASIARDAVARAEETTRIVAGLSEAAEKIGAVIGLIEQVAGQTNLLALNATIEAARAGEAGRGFAVVAQEVKALASQTAAATGEITQHISEVQTATRAAVGSIMGISGTIAEINAITADMRGSIEAQIAATTEIAQGVSNASEGTRQVSDRISGITGIARETSALAQSLFSTSGALSTEGDRLSVTVREFLVRLRRGPLDRRQAAERVPGGHVVTITTAKGSANATCVDISLTGARFAGQLPPMRIGDDIQITGEKENAVPATVRWIRDNNIGVEFKLAEMSPAASNRLRKLVSKGKTMAVAA comes from the coding sequence ATGACGAACTCATCTTCTCGCTTTGAGGCGTTCGCCCCCGGCGCGGCGGTCATCCTCCTGCTCGCCGGCGCCGCCGGCGCCATAGCAGCCGAGAGGCCGACCCTTGCCCTGGCGTTGATCGCTGTGGCCGTCATCGGCGCAGCGGTCAGCCTTGCTTTATCCCTGCGCCTCTTCGCGGCCATCGGGCGATCGATCAAGGTGGCCCGGGCGCTCGGAAAAGGCGACTTCGAAATACGCGATCTGGTTTTTGACCAGTGGGGTCAGGCCGGAAAGCTTACCGAAGCCATCAACGACATGGCCGACCATATCGACGCCTTCGTCCGGGAGGCTAGCGCGGCCATGGAGGCTGTCCGCCTCAATCGCTACTACCGCCGCATCCTGCCCAACGGCATGGAAGGCGCACTGCTTCGCGCCTCGACAACTATCAACGAGGCCACGGACATGATCCAGGATCGCGTCGCGGCCTTCGAAGCGTCGACCGACGAATTCGGCGCGACCATCAACTCCATCGTGGAAAGCCTCATCAATGCTTCGCACGATATGGGAGGCGCAGCGACGCGCCTCGGCGAGGGAGCCAGCTCGACCGACCAGCGCGCGGCCGACGCGGCCTCCAGTTCAAGCATGGCGTCCAGCGACGTACAGCGGGTCGCTCAAGCCGCCACCCAGCTTACCGGCTCCGCGCGCGACGTCGGTCGGGAAATCGAACGATCCGCCAGTATCGCCAGGGATGCCGTCGCCCGCGCCGAGGAGACGACGCGCATCGTTGCCGGCCTTTCGGAAGCTGCCGAGAAAATTGGCGCCGTCATCGGCCTGATCGAGCAGGTGGCCGGCCAGACCAACCTGCTGGCGTTGAACGCAACGATCGAGGCGGCACGAGCCGGTGAGGCAGGCAGGGGATTTGCCGTCGTCGCGCAAGAGGTCAAGGCGTTGGCCTCGCAGACCGCCGCGGCTACCGGCGAGATCACTCAGCACATTTCCGAGGTGCAGACGGCGACCCGCGCGGCCGTTGGCAGCATAATGGGAATCAGCGGCACCATCGCCGAGATCAATGCCATCACCGCCGATATGCGCGGCTCCATTGAAGCGCAGATAGCGGCAACGACAGAGATCGCACAGGGCGTCAGCAATGCCTCCGAGGGGACCCGGCAAGTGTCCGATCGGATTTCCGGTATCACTGGCATCGCCCGCGAGACGTCAGCGCTGGCGCAAAGCTTGTTTTCAACCTCCGGCGCCTTGTCGACCGAGGGTGATCGGTTGTCCGTCACCGTTCGCGAATTTCTGGTCAGGCTGCGGCGCGGTCCGCTCGATCGCCGTCAGGCGGCCGAACGCGTACCGGGCGGCCACGTCGTCACCATCACGACAGCCAAGGGCTCAGCAAACGCGACCTGCGTGGACATTTCGCTCACCGGCGCCCGCTTTGCCGGACAGCTGCCGCCGATGCGGATCGGAGACGACATTCAGATCACCGGCGAGAAAGAAAATGCCGTTCCGGCCACGGTGCGGTGGATTCGCGATAACAATATCGGTGTTGAATTCAAACTCGCCGAAATGAGTCCAGCGGCTTCAAACCGCCTACGCAAACTTGTGAGCAAAGGCAAGACGATGGCGGTCGCCGCCTGA
- a CDS encoding PAS domain-containing protein encodes MKPRVQPTSEEVTFLSDEIIVSKTDLKGRITYANATFSKICGYSRAELMNAPHSIIRHPDMPRCVFKLLWDQLGEEREIFAYVKNMTRNGAFYWVFAHVTPSFDNNGSVIGYHSSRRLPDRGVVREVIEPLYGALLQTEASYASPKDGLAASFAQLVNVVKSKAVSYDELIFSL; translated from the coding sequence ATGAAGCCGCGCGTTCAGCCTACCTCCGAAGAAGTCACGTTTCTTTCGGACGAGATAATTGTTTCAAAGACGGACCTTAAAGGGCGAATTACTTACGCCAATGCTACTTTTTCCAAGATCTGCGGTTATAGCCGCGCCGAACTTATGAACGCACCTCACTCGATCATTCGCCATCCCGACATGCCACGCTGCGTGTTCAAATTGCTCTGGGACCAGCTCGGTGAGGAGCGCGAAATCTTCGCTTATGTAAAGAACATGACTCGAAACGGCGCTTTCTATTGGGTGTTTGCCCACGTCACTCCGTCTTTTGACAATAATGGCAGCGTCATCGGGTATCATTCAAGTCGGCGCCTGCCGGACCGTGGTGTCGTCCGAGAGGTAATTGAGCCACTTTATGGCGCGTTGCTCCAGACCGAGGCCTCCTACGCCAGTCCGAAAGATGGGCTTGCTGCCTCTTTCGCTCAGCTCGTGAACGTCGTGAAATCGAAAGCCGTCAGCTATGACGAACTCATCTTCTCGCTTTGA